A section of the Acidobacterium capsulatum ATCC 51196 genome encodes:
- a CDS encoding two-component system sensor histidine kinase NtrB, producing the protein MKLKTKLVLLITGLVFLVISTLSWLYLGQLLQVYINQSYTTTTEAAHQVLFATRQAIDSGLRERTFNVNDPAAVRAAVADSLRTNQGLNALINSIIDYSPTVLDVSIADSQGRALLSAPNAALNDQMLPHRENYGSLRGQTLWQTLHTIFGPPQVYNVSAGLDLSGKPFLTVRIGVRTTFLKNSFRPWLLEALWLFALGMITSLAVAAFVANLALAPIETISRRLDLLEQTQGEESGGELAAESSGTVPARRAAGSDAVAQVSGKIERLGQRMRNVEEVFTALKENLDQVLSKLQDGMILFTRDSRAILVSSAVERFVGRHRDELLGADVREIFDRETRLGRLVRDSFEAGMSIVQEEVTTETGRQVQVSLDFIHDGQGGEQHSFGALLTLHDLESMQELESELELSRRMASIGRLTAGVGHEVKNPINAIVVHLELLRNKVELKEPAQKHLDIIQSEIRRLDRVVQTLVDFSRPVDLHMREYDLRQIVQQVLTLASVELEGRGVTLKSSLPEFPVTVKVDADLTTQALLNVVINGAQAMPDGGLLDVRLAEDGRWAIIRVRDEGTGIPPEVLPRIFDLYYTTKKDGSGIGLAMTYRILQFQNGRVDVESSSGGTEFSLCLPLQGVSDPAARVELASESSWNEGTGA; encoded by the coding sequence ATGAAGCTCAAGACCAAACTCGTGCTGCTGATTACCGGGCTGGTGTTCCTGGTGATCAGCACGCTCTCATGGCTTTACCTGGGCCAGTTGCTGCAGGTTTACATCAATCAGTCGTACACGACGACGACCGAGGCGGCGCACCAGGTGCTGTTTGCCACGCGGCAGGCCATTGACTCAGGGCTGCGCGAGCGCACGTTCAACGTGAATGATCCGGCAGCGGTGCGAGCGGCGGTGGCGGATTCGCTGCGGACGAACCAGGGGCTGAATGCGCTGATTAACTCGATCATCGATTATTCGCCGACGGTTCTGGATGTTTCGATTGCCGACAGCCAGGGACGGGCGCTGCTGAGTGCGCCCAACGCGGCGCTGAATGACCAGATGCTGCCGCACCGGGAGAATTACGGGAGCCTGCGCGGACAGACGCTGTGGCAGACACTGCATACGATTTTTGGTCCGCCGCAGGTTTATAACGTGAGCGCGGGACTGGACCTGAGCGGCAAGCCGTTTTTGACGGTGCGGATCGGGGTGCGCACGACGTTTTTGAAGAACTCCTTCCGGCCCTGGCTGCTGGAGGCGCTGTGGCTGTTTGCGCTGGGCATGATCACTTCGCTGGCGGTGGCGGCCTTTGTGGCGAACCTGGCGCTGGCACCGATTGAGACGATCAGCCGCAGACTGGACCTACTGGAGCAGACGCAGGGCGAGGAAAGCGGAGGCGAACTCGCGGCCGAGAGCAGTGGTACGGTGCCCGCGCGGCGGGCGGCGGGCAGCGATGCGGTGGCGCAGGTTTCAGGAAAGATCGAACGGCTGGGCCAGCGCATGCGGAACGTGGAAGAGGTGTTCACGGCCCTCAAGGAAAACCTGGACCAGGTGCTGTCAAAGCTGCAGGACGGCATGATTCTGTTCACGCGGGACTCGCGGGCCATTCTGGTTTCGAGCGCGGTGGAGCGCTTTGTGGGACGGCACCGCGATGAACTGCTGGGCGCCGATGTGCGCGAGATATTTGACCGCGAGACCCGGCTGGGGCGGCTGGTGCGGGACTCGTTTGAAGCCGGCATGTCGATTGTGCAGGAAGAGGTCACAACCGAGACGGGACGGCAGGTGCAGGTGTCGCTCGACTTTATTCACGATGGCCAGGGAGGCGAGCAGCACTCATTTGGCGCGCTGCTGACGCTGCATGATCTGGAGTCGATGCAGGAGCTGGAGAGCGAACTGGAGCTTTCGCGGCGCATGGCCTCGATTGGGCGGCTGACGGCGGGCGTGGGGCATGAGGTGAAGAATCCGATCAACGCCATCGTGGTGCACCTGGAGCTGCTGCGGAACAAGGTGGAGCTGAAGGAGCCGGCCCAGAAGCACCTGGATATTATTCAGTCGGAGATTCGCCGCCTGGACCGGGTGGTGCAGACGCTGGTGGATTTTTCGCGGCCGGTGGACCTGCATATGCGCGAGTACGACCTGCGCCAGATTGTGCAGCAGGTGCTGACGCTGGCCTCAGTGGAGCTGGAAGGCCGGGGCGTGACGCTGAAGAGTTCCCTGCCGGAGTTTCCGGTGACGGTGAAGGTGGATGCGGACCTGACGACGCAGGCCCTGCTGAATGTGGTGATCAACGGCGCGCAGGCCATGCCCGACGGCGGCCTGCTCGACGTGCGGCTGGCCGAGGATGGCCGCTGGGCGATTATTCGCGTGCGGGACGAGGGAACCGGCATTCCGCCGGAGGTGCTGCCCCGCATCTTTGACCTGTACTACACCACGAAGAAAGACGGCAGCGGAATCGGGCTGGCGATGACTTATCGCATCCTGCAGTTCCAGAACGGCAGGGTTGACGTAGAATCGAGTTCTGGTGGTACTGAATTTTCTCTTTGTCTGCCTTTGCAGGGGGTGTCTGACCCCGCTGCCCGCGTTGAACTAGCCTCCGAATCGAGCTGGAACGAAGGAACCGGTGCATGA